In Erigeron canadensis isolate Cc75 chromosome 6, C_canadensis_v1, whole genome shotgun sequence, the following are encoded in one genomic region:
- the LOC122603165 gene encoding exocyst complex component SEC8 isoform X2, protein MGLFDGLPVPQDKAYLRDDLENVDESWTVARFDSLPHVVHILTSKDRDAEIQTLKDQSDIVEEVVDEVVQTYHGGFNRAIQNYSQILRLFSESTESIGKLKVDLGSAKTVISARNKQLHQLWYRSMTLRHIISLLDQIENIAQVPARINKLIDENQYYAAVQVHVQSARMLEREGLQTVGALQDVRSELTKLRGVLFYKVLEALHAHLYNTGEYSSATPSMNEKDDAIPTTTVAAYSNNSQSLSRRTRLLKGDSHIGGSGFASSVDGGSSYDGHDDEDIHDGADNTLKNIPRLPTWLLESTPDEFVETMRKSESPLHVKYLQTMVECLCMLGKVAAAGVTICQRLRPTIHEMITSKIKAQAEYVNSTRPGAGHAAGTATTGLQYVKGQLQSYQLPKEKHKNGTSLAGSLLAVSPVSPVMAPMGAAQSATKELLDSILDAIVRIFENHVVVGELLESKSSQQAHMNTPKSMVAEISGNPDSEASQATGGFTIGFSMTVLQSECQQLICEILRATPEAASADAAVQTARLASKAPSKEKRDKSDDGLTFAFRFTDATVSLQGADLIRQGRNRKGQNVQEGYGSASLLPEQGMYLAASVYRPVLQFTDKIASMLPQKYSQLGNDGLLAFLENFVKDHFLPTMFVDYRKGVQQAISSPAAFRPRANPAAAYTSAVSKGRPVLQGLLTIDFLAKEVLGWAQAMPKFSGDLVNYVQTFLERTYERCRASYTEAVLEKQSYMLIGRHDVDNLMRRDPASVFLPTSHAHVSADNHIVDAETDGVDLEFSQLLMKLRPIKQESLIRDNNKLILLASLSDSLEYIADSIERFGNASGKPSDQTENDVKPTHPRHKRSGSVPHKDLASFAEDYRKLAIDCLKVLRVEMLLETVFNMQVMATREYLEDQDAEEPDDYVISLITQITRRDEVIAPFIAPTKRNYVFGGICAVASHASIKALAEMKHINLFGVQQICRNTIALEQALSAIPSIDSASVQTRFDHVRTYYELLNMPVEALLAFITEHDRLFTAIEYYNLLKVQVPGREVPDDAKARMAEILPI, encoded by the exons TATTTAAGAGATGATCTTGAGAATGTAGACGAAAGTTGGACTGTGGCACGATTTGATTCTTTACCTCATGTTGTCCATATTTTGACTTCAAAAGATCGAGATGCTGAAATCCAAACATTAAAAGACCAAAGTGATATTGTTGAGGAAGTTGTGGATGAAGTTGTTCAAACTTATCATGGTGGATTTAATAGAGCTATTCAGAATTATTCACAGATATTGCGATTGTTTAGTGAGTCTACTGAAAGTATAGGAAAACTTAAAGTTGATTTGGGTAGTGCGAAAACAGTTATTAGTGCGCGTAACAAACAGTTGCATCAGCTTTGGTATCGGTCAATGACATTACGGCACATTATCTCCCTGTTAGATCAAATTGAGAACATAGCTCAG GTTCCTGCTCGTATTAACAAGCTGATTGATGAAAATCAGTATTACGCAGCAGTTCAAGTACATGTTCAATCAGCTAGAATGCTTGAAAGAGAGGGACTTCAGACA GTTGGCGCTCTTCAAGATGTTCGATCTGAGCTGACAAAATTGCGAGGAGTTCTCTTTTACAAAGTGTTGGAAGCTTTGCATGCCCATCTCTACAATACTGGTGAATATAG TTCAGCTACTCCTAGCATGAATGAGAAAGATGATGCTATTCCAACCACAACTGTTGCTGCATATTCAAATAATTCACAATCTCTCTCCCGGAGAACCAGATTGCTGAAAGGTGACAGTCATATTGGTGGATCTGGATTTGCAAGTTCCGTTGACGGAGG TTCCTCATATGATGGCCATGATGATGAGGACATTCATGATGGTGCTGACAATACTCTGAAGAATATTCCTCGTCTTCCAACATGGCTTTTGGAATCCACTCCTGATGAATTTGTT GAAACAATGCGAAAAAGTGAATCTCCTCTTCATGTGAAGTATTTGCAGACGATGGTTGAGTGCCTTTGCATGCTTGGCAAAGTTGCAGCAGCCGGTGTTACAATCTG CCAAAGATTGAGACCAACAATTCATGAGATGATCACATCAAAAATTAAAGCTCAGGCAGAATATGTAAATTCTACTAGGCCTGGTGCTGGCCACGCTGCTGGAACTGCTACAACAGGCCTTCAGTATGTAAAAGGACAGTTGCAGAGCTACCAGTTACCAAAAGAGAAACATAAAAATGGGACATCGTTAGCTGGATCGCTATTGGCCGTTAGCCCTGTCTCACCTGTGATGGCTCCTATGGGAGCAGCACAATCTGCAACAAAAGAACTTCTTGATTCTATTCTAGATGCCATTGTTCGAATATTTG agAACCATGTGGTTGTTGGAGAGCTTCTTGAATCAAAATCTTCTCAACAAGCACACATGAACACACCAAAGTCGATGGTGGCTGAAATATCCGGGAACCCTGATTCAGAAGCATCTCAAGCCACAGGAGGCTTTACTATTGGCTTTTCCATGACAGTTCTGCAG AGTGAATGCCAACAACTGATATGTGAGATTTTGAGAGCAACCCCTGAAGCTGCTTCTGCTGATGCTGCTGTTCAAACAGCTAGACTTGCAAGCAAGGCTCCATCAAAAGAAAAGAG GGACAAGTCAGATGACGGCCTTACATTTGCCTTCCGCTTCACTGATGCCACAGTGTCCCTCCAGG GTGCTGATTTGATTCGCCAAGGACGGAATAGAAAAGGTCAAAATGTCCAAGAAGGTTATGGTTCAGCTTCCCTTCTACCAGAGCAGGGCATGTATCTAGCAGCATCTGTATACCGACCTGTTCTACAG TTTACAGATAAGATTGCTTCGATGCTGCCTCAGAAATATTCTCAACTAGG GAATGACGGATTGCTGGCTTTTCTAGAAAACTTTGTAAAAGATCACTTCCTGCCAACTATGTTCGTTGATTACAGAAAAGGTGTGCAACAAGCAATATCAA gtCCAGCAGCATTTCGCCCACGAGCAAATCCTGCTGCTGCTTACACCTCAGCGGTTTCCAAGGGACGGCCTGTCTTACAAGGACTTCTGACCATCGACTTTTTGGCTAAAGAG GTGCTTGGGTGGGCTCAAGCAATGCCCAAGTTTTCTGGAGACCTTGTGAACTATGTGCAAACCTTTCTTGAACGAACATATGAAAGATGTCGGGCATCATATACAGAG GCAGTTCTTGAGAAGCAAAGTTATATGCTTATCGGAAGACATGATGTTGATAATCTGATGCGTCGTGATCCAGCAAGTGTGTTTTTACCAACTTCACATGCTCACGTCAGTGCAGATAACCATATTGTTGACGCTGAAACTGATGGGGTTGACCTGGAATTTAGTCAACTACTGATGAAACTAAGGCCAATCAAACAG GAATCTTTGATACGTGATAACAACAAACTTATATTGTTGGCATCCCTTAGTGATTCGTTGGAGTACATTGCCGATTCTATAGAAAG GTTTGGGAATGCATCAGGAAAACCATCTGATCAAACAGAGAATGATGTCAAGCCAACACATCCCCGTCATAAACGAAGTGGCAGTGTACCTCATAAGGATCTGGCTTCTTTCGCTGAGGATTACAGAAAGCTGGCAATTGATTGCCTAAAGGTTTTACGTGTAGAAATGCTACTAGAAACAGTTTTTAATATGCAG GTAATGGCAACGAGGGAATACTTGGAAGACCAAGATGCCGAGGAACCTGATGATTATGTCATATCTTTAATCACCCAG ATAACTCGTAGAGACGAAGTCATTGCTCCTTTCATTGCTCCAACCAAGCGGAATTATGTATTTGGTGGAATATGTGCTGTTGCATCACATGCATCTATCAAG GCTTTGGCAGAAATGAAACACATCAACCTTTTTGGGGTTCAGCAAATATGCAGGAATACAATTGCATTAGAGCAG GCTCTTTCTGCCATCCCCTCGATTGATAGCGCATCTGTGCAAACAAGGTTTGATCATGTCCGAACTTATTATGAACTACTAAACATGCCAGTTGAG GCTTTGCTTGCCTTCATTACGGAGCATGACCGCTTATTCACTGCCATAGA GTACTACAATCTTCTAAAAGTCCAAGTCCCCGGTCGGGAAGTTCCAGATGATGCCAAAGCTAGAATGGCCGAAATTTTACCTATATAA
- the LOC122603165 gene encoding exocyst complex component SEC8 isoform X1 — MGLFDGLPVPQDKAYLRDDLENVDESWTVARFDSLPHVVHILTSKDRDAEIQTLKDQSDIVEEVVDEVVQTYHGGFNRAIQNYSQILRLFSESTESIGKLKVDLGSAKTVISARNKQLHQLWYRSMTLRHIISLLDQIENIAQVPARINKLIDENQYYAAVQVHVQSARMLEREGLQTVGALQDVRSELTKLRGVLFYKVLEALHAHLYNTGEYSSSATPSMNEKDDAIPTTTVAAYSNNSQSLSRRTRLLKGDSHIGGSGFASSVDGGSSYDGHDDEDIHDGADNTLKNIPRLPTWLLESTPDEFVETMRKSESPLHVKYLQTMVECLCMLGKVAAAGVTICQRLRPTIHEMITSKIKAQAEYVNSTRPGAGHAAGTATTGLQYVKGQLQSYQLPKEKHKNGTSLAGSLLAVSPVSPVMAPMGAAQSATKELLDSILDAIVRIFENHVVVGELLESKSSQQAHMNTPKSMVAEISGNPDSEASQATGGFTIGFSMTVLQSECQQLICEILRATPEAASADAAVQTARLASKAPSKEKRDKSDDGLTFAFRFTDATVSLQGADLIRQGRNRKGQNVQEGYGSASLLPEQGMYLAASVYRPVLQFTDKIASMLPQKYSQLGNDGLLAFLENFVKDHFLPTMFVDYRKGVQQAISSPAAFRPRANPAAAYTSAVSKGRPVLQGLLTIDFLAKEVLGWAQAMPKFSGDLVNYVQTFLERTYERCRASYTEAVLEKQSYMLIGRHDVDNLMRRDPASVFLPTSHAHVSADNHIVDAETDGVDLEFSQLLMKLRPIKQESLIRDNNKLILLASLSDSLEYIADSIERFGNASGKPSDQTENDVKPTHPRHKRSGSVPHKDLASFAEDYRKLAIDCLKVLRVEMLLETVFNMQVMATREYLEDQDAEEPDDYVISLITQITRRDEVIAPFIAPTKRNYVFGGICAVASHASIKALAEMKHINLFGVQQICRNTIALEQALSAIPSIDSASVQTRFDHVRTYYELLNMPVEALLAFITEHDRLFTAIEYYNLLKVQVPGREVPDDAKARMAEILPI; from the exons TATTTAAGAGATGATCTTGAGAATGTAGACGAAAGTTGGACTGTGGCACGATTTGATTCTTTACCTCATGTTGTCCATATTTTGACTTCAAAAGATCGAGATGCTGAAATCCAAACATTAAAAGACCAAAGTGATATTGTTGAGGAAGTTGTGGATGAAGTTGTTCAAACTTATCATGGTGGATTTAATAGAGCTATTCAGAATTATTCACAGATATTGCGATTGTTTAGTGAGTCTACTGAAAGTATAGGAAAACTTAAAGTTGATTTGGGTAGTGCGAAAACAGTTATTAGTGCGCGTAACAAACAGTTGCATCAGCTTTGGTATCGGTCAATGACATTACGGCACATTATCTCCCTGTTAGATCAAATTGAGAACATAGCTCAG GTTCCTGCTCGTATTAACAAGCTGATTGATGAAAATCAGTATTACGCAGCAGTTCAAGTACATGTTCAATCAGCTAGAATGCTTGAAAGAGAGGGACTTCAGACA GTTGGCGCTCTTCAAGATGTTCGATCTGAGCTGACAAAATTGCGAGGAGTTCTCTTTTACAAAGTGTTGGAAGCTTTGCATGCCCATCTCTACAATACTGGTGAATATAG CAGTTCAGCTACTCCTAGCATGAATGAGAAAGATGATGCTATTCCAACCACAACTGTTGCTGCATATTCAAATAATTCACAATCTCTCTCCCGGAGAACCAGATTGCTGAAAGGTGACAGTCATATTGGTGGATCTGGATTTGCAAGTTCCGTTGACGGAGG TTCCTCATATGATGGCCATGATGATGAGGACATTCATGATGGTGCTGACAATACTCTGAAGAATATTCCTCGTCTTCCAACATGGCTTTTGGAATCCACTCCTGATGAATTTGTT GAAACAATGCGAAAAAGTGAATCTCCTCTTCATGTGAAGTATTTGCAGACGATGGTTGAGTGCCTTTGCATGCTTGGCAAAGTTGCAGCAGCCGGTGTTACAATCTG CCAAAGATTGAGACCAACAATTCATGAGATGATCACATCAAAAATTAAAGCTCAGGCAGAATATGTAAATTCTACTAGGCCTGGTGCTGGCCACGCTGCTGGAACTGCTACAACAGGCCTTCAGTATGTAAAAGGACAGTTGCAGAGCTACCAGTTACCAAAAGAGAAACATAAAAATGGGACATCGTTAGCTGGATCGCTATTGGCCGTTAGCCCTGTCTCACCTGTGATGGCTCCTATGGGAGCAGCACAATCTGCAACAAAAGAACTTCTTGATTCTATTCTAGATGCCATTGTTCGAATATTTG agAACCATGTGGTTGTTGGAGAGCTTCTTGAATCAAAATCTTCTCAACAAGCACACATGAACACACCAAAGTCGATGGTGGCTGAAATATCCGGGAACCCTGATTCAGAAGCATCTCAAGCCACAGGAGGCTTTACTATTGGCTTTTCCATGACAGTTCTGCAG AGTGAATGCCAACAACTGATATGTGAGATTTTGAGAGCAACCCCTGAAGCTGCTTCTGCTGATGCTGCTGTTCAAACAGCTAGACTTGCAAGCAAGGCTCCATCAAAAGAAAAGAG GGACAAGTCAGATGACGGCCTTACATTTGCCTTCCGCTTCACTGATGCCACAGTGTCCCTCCAGG GTGCTGATTTGATTCGCCAAGGACGGAATAGAAAAGGTCAAAATGTCCAAGAAGGTTATGGTTCAGCTTCCCTTCTACCAGAGCAGGGCATGTATCTAGCAGCATCTGTATACCGACCTGTTCTACAG TTTACAGATAAGATTGCTTCGATGCTGCCTCAGAAATATTCTCAACTAGG GAATGACGGATTGCTGGCTTTTCTAGAAAACTTTGTAAAAGATCACTTCCTGCCAACTATGTTCGTTGATTACAGAAAAGGTGTGCAACAAGCAATATCAA gtCCAGCAGCATTTCGCCCACGAGCAAATCCTGCTGCTGCTTACACCTCAGCGGTTTCCAAGGGACGGCCTGTCTTACAAGGACTTCTGACCATCGACTTTTTGGCTAAAGAG GTGCTTGGGTGGGCTCAAGCAATGCCCAAGTTTTCTGGAGACCTTGTGAACTATGTGCAAACCTTTCTTGAACGAACATATGAAAGATGTCGGGCATCATATACAGAG GCAGTTCTTGAGAAGCAAAGTTATATGCTTATCGGAAGACATGATGTTGATAATCTGATGCGTCGTGATCCAGCAAGTGTGTTTTTACCAACTTCACATGCTCACGTCAGTGCAGATAACCATATTGTTGACGCTGAAACTGATGGGGTTGACCTGGAATTTAGTCAACTACTGATGAAACTAAGGCCAATCAAACAG GAATCTTTGATACGTGATAACAACAAACTTATATTGTTGGCATCCCTTAGTGATTCGTTGGAGTACATTGCCGATTCTATAGAAAG GTTTGGGAATGCATCAGGAAAACCATCTGATCAAACAGAGAATGATGTCAAGCCAACACATCCCCGTCATAAACGAAGTGGCAGTGTACCTCATAAGGATCTGGCTTCTTTCGCTGAGGATTACAGAAAGCTGGCAATTGATTGCCTAAAGGTTTTACGTGTAGAAATGCTACTAGAAACAGTTTTTAATATGCAG GTAATGGCAACGAGGGAATACTTGGAAGACCAAGATGCCGAGGAACCTGATGATTATGTCATATCTTTAATCACCCAG ATAACTCGTAGAGACGAAGTCATTGCTCCTTTCATTGCTCCAACCAAGCGGAATTATGTATTTGGTGGAATATGTGCTGTTGCATCACATGCATCTATCAAG GCTTTGGCAGAAATGAAACACATCAACCTTTTTGGGGTTCAGCAAATATGCAGGAATACAATTGCATTAGAGCAG GCTCTTTCTGCCATCCCCTCGATTGATAGCGCATCTGTGCAAACAAGGTTTGATCATGTCCGAACTTATTATGAACTACTAAACATGCCAGTTGAG GCTTTGCTTGCCTTCATTACGGAGCATGACCGCTTATTCACTGCCATAGA GTACTACAATCTTCTAAAAGTCCAAGTCCCCGGTCGGGAAGTTCCAGATGATGCCAAAGCTAGAATGGCCGAAATTTTACCTATATAA
- the LOC122603165 gene encoding exocyst complex component SEC8 isoform X3, with product MPISTILVNIATPSMNEKDDAIPTTTVAAYSNNSQSLSRRTRLLKGDSHIGGSGFASSVDGGSSYDGHDDEDIHDGADNTLKNIPRLPTWLLESTPDEFVETMRKSESPLHVKYLQTMVECLCMLGKVAAAGVTICQRLRPTIHEMITSKIKAQAEYVNSTRPGAGHAAGTATTGLQYVKGQLQSYQLPKEKHKNGTSLAGSLLAVSPVSPVMAPMGAAQSATKELLDSILDAIVRIFENHVVVGELLESKSSQQAHMNTPKSMVAEISGNPDSEASQATGGFTIGFSMTVLQSECQQLICEILRATPEAASADAAVQTARLASKAPSKEKRDKSDDGLTFAFRFTDATVSLQGADLIRQGRNRKGQNVQEGYGSASLLPEQGMYLAASVYRPVLQFTDKIASMLPQKYSQLGNDGLLAFLENFVKDHFLPTMFVDYRKGVQQAISSPAAFRPRANPAAAYTSAVSKGRPVLQGLLTIDFLAKEVLGWAQAMPKFSGDLVNYVQTFLERTYERCRASYTEAVLEKQSYMLIGRHDVDNLMRRDPASVFLPTSHAHVSADNHIVDAETDGVDLEFSQLLMKLRPIKQESLIRDNNKLILLASLSDSLEYIADSIERFGNASGKPSDQTENDVKPTHPRHKRSGSVPHKDLASFAEDYRKLAIDCLKVLRVEMLLETVFNMQVMATREYLEDQDAEEPDDYVISLITQITRRDEVIAPFIAPTKRNYVFGGICAVASHASIKALAEMKHINLFGVQQICRNTIALEQALSAIPSIDSASVQTRFDHVRTYYELLNMPVEALLAFITEHDRLFTAIEYYNLLKVQVPGREVPDDAKARMAEILPI from the exons ATGCCCATCTCTACAATACTGGTGAATATAG CTACTCCTAGCATGAATGAGAAAGATGATGCTATTCCAACCACAACTGTTGCTGCATATTCAAATAATTCACAATCTCTCTCCCGGAGAACCAGATTGCTGAAAGGTGACAGTCATATTGGTGGATCTGGATTTGCAAGTTCCGTTGACGGAGG TTCCTCATATGATGGCCATGATGATGAGGACATTCATGATGGTGCTGACAATACTCTGAAGAATATTCCTCGTCTTCCAACATGGCTTTTGGAATCCACTCCTGATGAATTTGTT GAAACAATGCGAAAAAGTGAATCTCCTCTTCATGTGAAGTATTTGCAGACGATGGTTGAGTGCCTTTGCATGCTTGGCAAAGTTGCAGCAGCCGGTGTTACAATCTG CCAAAGATTGAGACCAACAATTCATGAGATGATCACATCAAAAATTAAAGCTCAGGCAGAATATGTAAATTCTACTAGGCCTGGTGCTGGCCACGCTGCTGGAACTGCTACAACAGGCCTTCAGTATGTAAAAGGACAGTTGCAGAGCTACCAGTTACCAAAAGAGAAACATAAAAATGGGACATCGTTAGCTGGATCGCTATTGGCCGTTAGCCCTGTCTCACCTGTGATGGCTCCTATGGGAGCAGCACAATCTGCAACAAAAGAACTTCTTGATTCTATTCTAGATGCCATTGTTCGAATATTTG agAACCATGTGGTTGTTGGAGAGCTTCTTGAATCAAAATCTTCTCAACAAGCACACATGAACACACCAAAGTCGATGGTGGCTGAAATATCCGGGAACCCTGATTCAGAAGCATCTCAAGCCACAGGAGGCTTTACTATTGGCTTTTCCATGACAGTTCTGCAG AGTGAATGCCAACAACTGATATGTGAGATTTTGAGAGCAACCCCTGAAGCTGCTTCTGCTGATGCTGCTGTTCAAACAGCTAGACTTGCAAGCAAGGCTCCATCAAAAGAAAAGAG GGACAAGTCAGATGACGGCCTTACATTTGCCTTCCGCTTCACTGATGCCACAGTGTCCCTCCAGG GTGCTGATTTGATTCGCCAAGGACGGAATAGAAAAGGTCAAAATGTCCAAGAAGGTTATGGTTCAGCTTCCCTTCTACCAGAGCAGGGCATGTATCTAGCAGCATCTGTATACCGACCTGTTCTACAG TTTACAGATAAGATTGCTTCGATGCTGCCTCAGAAATATTCTCAACTAGG GAATGACGGATTGCTGGCTTTTCTAGAAAACTTTGTAAAAGATCACTTCCTGCCAACTATGTTCGTTGATTACAGAAAAGGTGTGCAACAAGCAATATCAA gtCCAGCAGCATTTCGCCCACGAGCAAATCCTGCTGCTGCTTACACCTCAGCGGTTTCCAAGGGACGGCCTGTCTTACAAGGACTTCTGACCATCGACTTTTTGGCTAAAGAG GTGCTTGGGTGGGCTCAAGCAATGCCCAAGTTTTCTGGAGACCTTGTGAACTATGTGCAAACCTTTCTTGAACGAACATATGAAAGATGTCGGGCATCATATACAGAG GCAGTTCTTGAGAAGCAAAGTTATATGCTTATCGGAAGACATGATGTTGATAATCTGATGCGTCGTGATCCAGCAAGTGTGTTTTTACCAACTTCACATGCTCACGTCAGTGCAGATAACCATATTGTTGACGCTGAAACTGATGGGGTTGACCTGGAATTTAGTCAACTACTGATGAAACTAAGGCCAATCAAACAG GAATCTTTGATACGTGATAACAACAAACTTATATTGTTGGCATCCCTTAGTGATTCGTTGGAGTACATTGCCGATTCTATAGAAAG GTTTGGGAATGCATCAGGAAAACCATCTGATCAAACAGAGAATGATGTCAAGCCAACACATCCCCGTCATAAACGAAGTGGCAGTGTACCTCATAAGGATCTGGCTTCTTTCGCTGAGGATTACAGAAAGCTGGCAATTGATTGCCTAAAGGTTTTACGTGTAGAAATGCTACTAGAAACAGTTTTTAATATGCAG GTAATGGCAACGAGGGAATACTTGGAAGACCAAGATGCCGAGGAACCTGATGATTATGTCATATCTTTAATCACCCAG ATAACTCGTAGAGACGAAGTCATTGCTCCTTTCATTGCTCCAACCAAGCGGAATTATGTATTTGGTGGAATATGTGCTGTTGCATCACATGCATCTATCAAG GCTTTGGCAGAAATGAAACACATCAACCTTTTTGGGGTTCAGCAAATATGCAGGAATACAATTGCATTAGAGCAG GCTCTTTCTGCCATCCCCTCGATTGATAGCGCATCTGTGCAAACAAGGTTTGATCATGTCCGAACTTATTATGAACTACTAAACATGCCAGTTGAG GCTTTGCTTGCCTTCATTACGGAGCATGACCGCTTATTCACTGCCATAGA GTACTACAATCTTCTAAAAGTCCAAGTCCCCGGTCGGGAAGTTCCAGATGATGCCAAAGCTAGAATGGCCGAAATTTTACCTATATAA